The following are encoded in a window of Ruminiclostridium herbifermentans genomic DNA:
- a CDS encoding DUF1646 family protein, giving the protein MIIGLLIVLALIFILPFAIRTIEHNLEYFLLVMGIAAVIISKTISLDLFLHIFTNYLLYFITAAVLIAGLIFRVSVKKIQQFVNFVTVKMPIEFFIFLLVVILGLVSSLITAIIAALVLVEMIHVLPLNRNQKTTLTIISCFSIGLGAALTPIGEPLSTIVISALKADFFYLLRAIGIYVIPCIVVLGLLGAFYIGRTNKKDKNTANIEGNAEINVGNAEITENKEEPESLKDVFIRALKIFLFVIALELLGAGFKPLINTYVIHLDSRLLYWINICSAVLDNATLAAAEISPKMSLQQIQAILMGLLLSGGMLIPGNIPNIISAGKLQIKSREWAKIGVPLGFTLLIIYFLVIFFI; this is encoded by the coding sequence ATGATTATAGGTCTTTTAATTGTATTAGCACTAATATTTATACTTCCATTTGCCATCCGCACCATCGAGCACAACTTGGAGTACTTTTTATTAGTAATGGGAATTGCTGCAGTAATTATATCGAAAACAATTTCTTTGGATTTGTTTCTTCATATCTTTACAAATTATCTTTTATACTTTATTACTGCCGCAGTATTAATAGCTGGATTAATTTTCAGAGTATCTGTAAAAAAGATACAGCAGTTTGTTAATTTTGTCACTGTAAAAATGCCTATTGAATTTTTTATATTTCTTTTAGTAGTAATTTTAGGTTTAGTGTCAAGCTTAATAACTGCAATAATAGCAGCTCTAGTATTAGTAGAAATGATTCATGTTTTACCCCTTAACCGTAATCAAAAAACAACACTTACTATCATATCTTGTTTTTCTATAGGCTTAGGTGCAGCATTAACACCTATTGGAGAACCTCTTTCAACTATAGTAATTTCAGCACTTAAAGCTGATTTCTTCTATTTATTAAGAGCCATTGGCATCTATGTAATTCCATGTATTGTTGTACTAGGTTTGTTAGGTGCATTTTATATCGGACGTACAAATAAAAAAGATAAAAATACTGCTAACATTGAAGGAAATGCAGAAATAAACGTAGGTAACGCTGAAATTACTGAAAATAAAGAGGAACCAGAAAGCTTAAAGGATGTTTTTATACGTGCACTAAAAATATTTTTGTTTGTTATAGCACTAGAACTACTTGGTGCAGGTTTTAAACCTCTTATTAATACTTACGTTATCCATTTAGACAGCAGATTACTATATTGGATTAATATATGCTCAGCCGTATTAGACAATGCTACACTTGCAGCTGCAGAAATAAGCCCTAAAATGAGCTTGCAGCAAATACAGGCTATTTTAATGGGACTTTTGTTAAGCGGTGGAATGTTAATTCCTGGTAATATACCAAATATAATATCGGCTGGAAAACTGCAAATAAAAAGTCGTGAATGGGCAAAAATAGGAGTTCCTCTCGGTTTCACTCTATTAATAATATACTTTTTAGTAATATTTTTCATTTAA
- the rnr gene encoding ribonuclease R — translation MVDLEERKERIVGFMTEEAYKPLLLKELRMILGVPSSDVEIFNQVIQELENEGRIYKTNGNRYGIPSRLNLVIGRIQGHERGYAFLIPDDEMIEDIFIPADSLNGAMHNDRVAARVNRKSTSERRMEGEIVRILKRANVTLVGTFEKSMNFGFVVPDNKRISGDIFIPKSGFNGAKKGQKVVVEIVKYPEQRRNAEGKVIEILGHKDDLGTDILSIIKSYNLEEDFPEEVNKQVENIPDTVTEAMLKGRRDLRNLRMVTIDGEDAKDLDDAVSVELLENGNYRLGVHIADVSNYVKENSPLDIEALKRGTSVYLVDRVIPMLPRKLSNGICSLNPQVDRLSFTVMMDIDKTGKVINHDIFESVINIDERMTYTNIYKILVDKDEELIQRYKKLVPDFNLMHELALILRNRRFKRGAMDFDFPESKVILDDQGKPIEVKKYEITIANQIIEEFMLICNETVAEHFYWTNTPFVYRIHENPDDEKIIALNEFVYNLGYSIKGINKIHPRALQDLLDKVKGTKYERIISSVMLRSLQKAKYSDESVGHFGLAAKYYCHFTSPIRRYPDLIIHRIMKLYLKGQLSEQKIEQLHGILPEVAKQCSERERMADEAERETEDLKKVEYMKDHEGEIFEGIISNVTNFGMFIELDNTIEGLVRMSSMEDDYYNYDDRHYCLIGERSNKTYRVGDTVKVILAKADISAKKIEFLLVDSEEDDWFEDFDVYSSDDFSTRRRKGSGYSKKRKTASNDIRTSESENIFKTQNSKSNSGKSKKAKSNSESNGTTKQTTKKGKAIDKKVLDQITGKKKRKRKAIN, via the coding sequence ATGGTTGATTTAGAGGAAAGAAAAGAACGCATTGTTGGCTTTATGACTGAGGAAGCATATAAGCCTCTTTTACTAAAAGAACTTAGAATGATACTTGGAGTTCCTTCTAGTGATGTTGAGATTTTTAATCAAGTTATACAAGAACTTGAGAATGAAGGCAGAATATATAAAACAAATGGAAATAGATATGGAATTCCTTCAAGACTAAATTTAGTAATTGGAAGAATACAAGGCCATGAGAGAGGTTACGCATTTCTTATTCCTGACGATGAGATGATAGAGGACATATTTATTCCTGCCGATAGCCTTAACGGTGCTATGCACAATGACAGAGTTGCAGCTAGAGTAAATAGAAAAAGCACTTCTGAAAGAAGAATGGAAGGTGAAATAGTCCGAATTCTTAAAAGGGCAAATGTCACATTGGTTGGAACTTTTGAAAAAAGTATGAACTTTGGATTTGTTGTACCCGACAATAAAAGGATATCAGGAGATATTTTTATACCCAAGAGTGGATTTAATGGGGCAAAAAAGGGCCAAAAGGTAGTTGTTGAAATTGTAAAATATCCTGAGCAGAGAAGAAATGCAGAAGGAAAGGTTATCGAAATACTTGGTCATAAAGATGATTTAGGGACTGATATATTATCTATTATTAAGTCTTATAATCTAGAAGAGGATTTTCCAGAAGAGGTAAACAAGCAGGTTGAAAATATTCCGGATACGGTTACTGAAGCTATGCTAAAGGGGCGAAGAGACCTTAGAAATTTGAGAATGGTAACAATTGATGGTGAGGATGCTAAGGATTTAGACGATGCCGTATCTGTAGAACTGCTTGAAAACGGAAATTATCGTCTAGGGGTTCATATTGCAGATGTTTCAAACTATGTAAAAGAGAATTCTCCCCTTGATATAGAAGCCTTGAAAAGAGGCACTAGTGTTTATTTAGTTGACAGGGTTATACCTATGCTGCCAAGAAAGCTGTCAAATGGGATATGCAGCTTGAATCCACAGGTGGACAGACTTAGTTTCACCGTTATGATGGATATTGATAAAACAGGTAAAGTAATAAACCATGATATATTTGAAAGTGTAATAAACATTGATGAAAGAATGACCTATACAAATATATATAAAATATTGGTAGATAAAGATGAGGAACTGATACAAAGATATAAAAAATTAGTGCCAGACTTTAACCTTATGCATGAACTTGCGCTTATTCTAAGAAATAGAAGATTTAAAAGAGGTGCAATGGATTTTGATTTCCCTGAGTCTAAAGTCATTCTTGATGACCAAGGTAAGCCAATTGAGGTAAAGAAATATGAAATTACAATTGCAAATCAAATTATTGAGGAGTTCATGCTGATTTGTAATGAAACAGTGGCAGAACATTTTTATTGGACTAATACACCATTTGTATATAGAATTCATGAAAACCCTGATGATGAAAAAATTATCGCATTAAATGAATTTGTATATAATTTAGGTTACAGTATTAAGGGTATCAACAAAATCCATCCTAGAGCGTTACAGGACTTGCTAGATAAGGTCAAAGGGACAAAGTATGAAAGGATTATTAGTTCGGTTATGCTAAGGTCCTTGCAAAAGGCAAAATATAGTGATGAAAGCGTAGGACATTTTGGGCTTGCTGCTAAATACTATTGCCATTTTACATCTCCTATTAGAAGATATCCTGATTTAATTATTCATAGAATTATGAAACTATATTTAAAGGGCCAATTGAGTGAGCAAAAAATTGAGCAGCTTCATGGAATTCTGCCAGAGGTAGCAAAGCAGTGTTCTGAAAGAGAAAGAATGGCAGACGAGGCAGAAAGAGAAACTGAGGATCTCAAAAAAGTTGAATATATGAAAGACCATGAAGGTGAAATATTTGAGGGTATTATTTCGAATGTAACTAATTTTGGTATGTTTATTGAATTAGATAACACAATTGAAGGGCTTGTCAGAATGAGCAGCATGGAAGATGATTATTACAATTATGATGATCGCCACTATTGTTTAATAGGAGAACGTTCTAATAAAACCTATAGAGTTGGTGATACGGTAAAGGTTATACTTGCGAAAGCTGATATTTCTGCTAAGAAAATTGAATTCTTATTAGTTGACTCAGAAGAAGACGACTGGTTTGAGGATTTTGATGTTTATTCATCAGATGACTTTTCCACGCGCAGGAGAAAAGGAAGCGGATATTCAAAGAAACGGAAAACAGCCTCAAATGATATTAGAACTTCAGAATCTGAAAATATATTCAAGACACAAAATAGTAAGTCCAATTCAGGCAAGTCAAAGAAAGCAAAATCAAATTCTGAGTCCAATGGAACAACTAAACAAACTACGAAAAAGGGAAAAGCTATCGATAAAAAAGTATTAGACCAAATAACTGGTAAGAAAAAAAGAAAAAGGAAAGCAATAAACTAA
- a CDS encoding OadG family protein codes for MNIIESLVVSIFSIALVFFVLAFLYFLVKILTKLLSSINAKLIESQGNKTSAPDTDTNESTNSIECSSGELKLINVDERTAALIMAIVSDETKIPLSELIFKSIKAVD; via the coding sequence ATGAACATAATTGAATCTTTAGTGGTATCAATATTCTCCATTGCACTAGTATTTTTTGTCCTAGCATTCTTATATTTTCTAGTAAAAATATTAACTAAGCTATTAAGTTCTATAAATGCCAAGTTAATTGAATCACAAGGTAATAAAACCAGTGCTCCGGATACTGATACTAACGAGTCTACTAATTCTATTGAATGCTCCTCTGGAGAACTAAAGCTTATAAATGTAGATGAAAGAACCGCTGCTCTGATTATGGCAATAGTTAGTGACGAAACTAAAATTCCTCTTTCAGAGCTTATATTCAAATCTATAAAAGCAGTAGACTAA
- a CDS encoding sensor histidine kinase: MFFKTHGKDNTSPKSIRTRLLANFIIVIFISVLIFEALLIYFTHFYFYNNVESILTNQIKTTADLYSQYYSNVPLEVNIVDNAEIFWKQTNAEVQIVLFSGEVILDSKGIIYKDLLQSEDFKSALKNEKGVWIGRNNSGERIMAVSYQLKSDSGGVGVLRFLTSLDEIDAIIMNISLIFICIGIFVILIAIVMSILLALSIVRPLKVVMEAAELMASGNLEVRIKKDKNDEIGKLADTLNYMAMEIQNRDKVKNDFISMVSHELRTPLTSIRGWADTIIDDGFNDREILNDGINIITKECDRLTKMVEELLDFSRFISNKDELKKEETDITLIVDYIRKQMSKRAIKENISFSVTCEKVPPIYLDRNKIKQVLINLIGNSLQFTSSGGSIALKVFAENDWLVFNVEDSGCGISSEELPFVKEKFFKGKTSKSQTGLGLTICDEIIKMHNGSLTINSQLNVGTVVEVRLPYKLEN; the protein is encoded by the coding sequence ATGTTTTTTAAGACACATGGCAAAGACAATACTTCCCCCAAAAGCATAAGAACCAGATTGCTTGCAAATTTTATAATTGTCATATTTATTAGTGTTTTAATATTTGAAGCACTACTTATTTATTTTACGCATTTTTATTTCTATAATAATGTAGAAAGTATTCTAACAAATCAAATCAAAACCACAGCAGATTTATATTCTCAATATTATTCAAATGTTCCTTTAGAAGTAAATATAGTTGATAATGCAGAAATATTTTGGAAACAAACAAATGCTGAGGTTCAAATAGTGCTGTTTTCAGGAGAGGTTATACTTGACTCAAAGGGTATTATTTATAAGGATTTATTACAAAGCGAGGATTTTAAATCTGCATTAAAAAATGAAAAAGGCGTTTGGATAGGAAGAAATAACAGCGGAGAACGTATAATGGCTGTATCTTATCAATTAAAGTCAGATAGTGGAGGCGTAGGTGTTTTACGATTTTTGACTTCACTAGATGAAATTGATGCAATCATTATGAATATTTCATTAATATTTATATGTATTGGGATTTTTGTTATATTAATTGCCATTGTTATGAGTATTTTATTGGCCCTTAGTATTGTCAGACCCCTTAAGGTTGTAATGGAAGCCGCTGAATTAATGGCTTCTGGCAATTTAGAGGTGAGAATAAAAAAGGACAAAAATGATGAAATAGGCAAGCTAGCAGATACATTAAACTATATGGCCATGGAAATTCAAAATAGAGATAAGGTTAAAAATGACTTTATTTCTATGGTATCTCATGAACTAAGAACTCCGTTAACATCAATAAGAGGGTGGGCGGATACTATTATTGATGATGGTTTTAATGACAGAGAGATTCTTAATGATGGTATAAATATAATTACCAAAGAATGTGACAGACTTACTAAAATGGTTGAAGAACTATTGGACTTTTCTAGATTTATTTCTAATAAGGATGAACTAAAAAAGGAAGAAACTGATATTACACTTATTGTTGATTATATAAGAAAGCAAATGAGCAAAAGGGCAATAAAGGAGAATATTAGCTTTAGCGTTACTTGTGAGAAAGTACCTCCAATTTATTTGGATAGGAATAAAATTAAGCAGGTGCTAATTAATCTTATTGGCAATTCACTACAGTTTACTTCGTCAGGAGGAAGCATAGCGCTTAAAGTATTTGCCGAGAATGACTGGTTAGTTTTTAATGTTGAAGATTCTGGGTGTGGAATTAGCAGCGAAGAACTTCCATTTGTAAAGGAAAAGTTTTTTAAAGGGAAAACAAGTAAGTCACAGACTGGGCTTGGCTTAACAATATGTGATGAAATTATAAAAATGCACAACGGAAGCCTTACTATAAACAGCCAATTAAATGTAGGAACTGTAGTAGAGGTAAGACTGCCCTACAAGCTCGAAAATTAA
- a CDS encoding sodium ion-translocating decarboxylase subunit beta, translating to MFLDALKTIWETSGFAAITWQECIMIGIACVLLYFAIVKKFEPMLLLPIAFGILLANLPLTGLMSAPVEGSTEPGGLLYYLYKGVKLGIYPSLIFLGVGAMTDFGPLIARPSGLFLGAAAQLGIFIVFIIAVSTVFTPQEAASIGIIAGADGPTAIYLTTRLAPELLPAIAIAAYSYMALIPMIQPPLMRLLTTQKEREIKMEQLREVSKLEKVCFPIAVTIFCVLLLPSVAPLIGMLMLGNLFKESGVVERLSNTAQNALINIVTIFLGVTVGATAVADNFLSPKTLMVIGLGLVGFVFSTIGGLLLGKLLCWMSGGKINPLIGSAGVSAVPMAARLSQVEGQKANPSNFLLMHAMGPNVAGVIGSAVAAGILLALFG from the coding sequence ATGTTTTTAGATGCATTAAAAACTATCTGGGAGACATCCGGTTTTGCCGCAATCACTTGGCAAGAATGTATTATGATTGGAATAGCCTGTGTACTCCTATATTTTGCAATAGTTAAAAAGTTTGAGCCAATGCTCCTATTACCTATTGCTTTTGGTATATTGCTTGCAAATTTACCTCTGACTGGACTTATGAGCGCACCTGTAGAAGGTTCAACTGAACCTGGAGGATTATTGTATTATCTGTATAAAGGTGTAAAACTGGGTATTTATCCGTCACTCATATTCCTTGGAGTTGGTGCAATGACCGATTTTGGCCCACTAATTGCAAGACCGTCAGGACTCTTTTTAGGAGCTGCAGCTCAGCTCGGAATATTTATAGTATTTATTATAGCAGTTTCAACTGTTTTTACTCCTCAAGAAGCTGCATCAATAGGCATTATAGCTGGTGCAGATGGACCTACTGCTATATATCTAACCACAAGGCTTGCTCCTGAACTTTTACCAGCCATAGCAATAGCGGCCTATTCATATATGGCATTGATTCCAATGATACAGCCTCCACTTATGAGATTGTTAACAACCCAAAAAGAACGTGAAATAAAAATGGAACAGCTTAGAGAAGTATCAAAGCTTGAAAAAGTATGCTTCCCTATAGCTGTTACAATCTTCTGTGTATTGTTGCTTCCATCAGTTGCACCATTAATAGGAATGCTCATGCTTGGTAATCTCTTTAAAGAGTCGGGTGTAGTAGAAAGACTTTCAAATACAGCTCAAAATGCGTTAATTAACATAGTAACAATATTCCTTGGAGTAACAGTAGGAGCCACAGCAGTAGCAGATAATTTTTTATCGCCTAAGACACTTATGGTTATTGGCTTAGGGTTGGTAGGCTTTGTGTTTAGTACCATTGGCGGTCTGCTCTTAGGAAAGCTTCTTTGCTGGATGTCAGGAGGAAAAATCAATCCACTTATTGGTTCAGCAGGTGTATCAGCTGTTCCTATGGCAGCAAGATTATCACAGGTAGAAGGTCAGAAAGCAAATCCATCTAATTTCTTGCTGATGCATGCAATGGGACCAAATGTAGCTGGTGTAATAGGCTCTGCTGTTGCAGCAGGTATATTGCTGGCATTATTCGGATAA
- a CDS encoding HPr family phosphocarrier protein → MKTFDISLKSINDVKDFVNIVNKYDFDVDLSSGRYIVDAKSIMGIFSLDLSKPIKLETQVDDCGNFIEEIKRFII, encoded by the coding sequence ATGAAAACTTTTGATATTTCTTTAAAATCTATCAATGATGTAAAGGATTTCGTAAATATTGTTAACAAATATGACTTTGATGTTGATTTATCATCAGGACGTTATATAGTTGACGCTAAGTCAATCATGGGTATCTTTAGTCTTGATTTAAGCAAACCTATTAAGTTAGAAACTCAAGTTGACGATTGCGGAAACTTCATTGAAGAAATTAAGCGTTTTATAATATAA
- a CDS encoding biotin/lipoyl-containing protein, whose translation MRYIVTINNKNYEVEVERGQANIIKTTEVAPAVTPAPSAAISAPVPQPSPAPAAAVASVNGEPIKAPMPGLILNCKVNPGSKVKRGDVLFILEAMKMENEIVAPIDGTVVQILAAKGSSVSTGEILAVIQ comes from the coding sequence ATGAGATATATTGTTACAATTAACAATAAGAATTATGAAGTAGAGGTCGAAAGAGGACAAGCAAATATAATAAAAACAACTGAAGTAGCACCAGCGGTAACTCCAGCTCCTTCTGCTGCTATATCTGCTCCAGTTCCTCAACCATCACCAGCACCAGCAGCAGCCGTTGCATCTGTAAACGGCGAGCCTATTAAAGCTCCAATGCCTGGGCTTATATTGAACTGTAAAGTTAATCCTGGCTCAAAAGTAAAAAGAGGCGATGTGCTTTTTATACTTGAAGCAATGAAAATGGAAAATGAAATAGTCGCACCTATCGATGGCACAGTTGTTCAAATTCTTGCCGCCAAGGGTTCATCAGTATCAACAGGTGAAATCCTTGCCGTCATTCAATAG
- a CDS encoding TrkH family potassium uptake protein, which produces MIYLTYNKKDKHKKRYFFKIAPTKMLVLSFVALTLIGSILLSMPFSSRTGEWTPFINALFTATSASCITGLVVYDTYTYWSTAGQIIILTLVQIGALGIITLAAFFSILLRKKVGIKGRILAQESINFFSYSDVLKIIKKIVTVTLIIELIGALIFSIRFASQFGAIGIYMGIFNSISAFCNAGFDITSAVVKGEYLNMTPFYNDPIIIYTLAVMIIIGGLGFSVWRDLYEYRRNKQLMFHTKLVLAISAFLLISGTLFFFVNEYSNPMTIGPMSLIEKINVSFFQSTAARTAGFNLINVGEMKEMSKVFTLFLMFVGAAPGSTGGGIKITTFGVLIMAIFSQVRGSDSIVLFKNRINQYTVNKALSITGLSMIVVTVIATAIVSMQPNFSFLNILYETVSAFGTTGSTLGSIAFMNNISKSLIILTMFLGRVGPLSFAIALTLKQSRRTSDMVYPEAKILIG; this is translated from the coding sequence TTGATTTACTTAACATATAATAAAAAAGATAAACATAAAAAACGATATTTTTTTAAAATTGCTCCAACAAAAATGCTTGTTCTTAGCTTTGTTGCGTTAACATTAATTGGTTCAATCCTTTTGTCTATGCCTTTTTCTTCTAGAACAGGGGAATGGACACCATTTATTAATGCCCTGTTTACAGCTACTTCTGCATCCTGTATAACAGGTTTAGTTGTTTATGATACTTACACCTATTGGTCAACTGCTGGGCAGATAATAATTTTGACGCTGGTTCAAATAGGTGCTTTAGGAATTATAACTTTAGCAGCCTTTTTTTCAATATTACTTAGAAAAAAGGTTGGAATAAAGGGGAGAATATTGGCACAAGAGTCAATAAACTTTTTTAGTTATTCTGATGTTCTCAAAATAATAAAGAAAATTGTAACAGTAACTCTTATAATTGAGTTGATTGGTGCTTTAATTTTTTCTATAAGATTTGCATCTCAATTTGGTGCTATTGGAATTTATATGGGGATTTTTAATTCTATTTCAGCCTTTTGCAATGCAGGATTTGATATTACTAGTGCTGTTGTCAAAGGCGAATACCTAAATATGACACCTTTTTATAATGATCCAATCATCATATATACTTTAGCTGTAATGATTATTATAGGAGGACTTGGATTTTCAGTTTGGAGAGATTTGTATGAGTACAGAAGAAATAAGCAATTGATGTTTCATACAAAGCTGGTACTTGCCATTTCTGCATTTTTGCTTATTTCAGGAACTTTGTTTTTCTTTGTAAATGAGTACAGTAACCCTATGACAATAGGACCAATGAGTTTGATTGAGAAAATTAATGTTTCCTTTTTTCAATCTACAGCAGCAAGAACTGCTGGTTTTAACTTAATAAATGTCGGAGAGATGAAGGAAATGTCAAAGGTATTCACACTTTTCCTAATGTTTGTGGGAGCAGCTCCTGGCTCAACTGGAGGAGGTATAAAGATAACTACCTTTGGCGTACTTATTATGGCTATTTTTTCCCAAGTAAGGGGCTCGGACAGTATTGTTTTGTTTAAAAATAGAATAAATCAGTATACTGTAAACAAAGCGCTGTCAATAACTGGTCTAAGCATGATTGTTGTAACTGTTATTGCAACAGCTATTGTTTCTATGCAACCCAATTTCTCTTTTCTTAATATATTATACGAAACGGTATCAGCATTTGGAACAACTGGATCAACATTAGGTTCTATTGCATTTATGAACAATATTAGTAAGTCACTAATAATTTTAACTATGTTTCTTGGCAGAGTTGGACCATTATCCTTTGCTATTGCGCTTACATTAAAGCAATCGAGAAGAACATCGGATATGGTATATCCAGAAGCCAAAATATTAATAGGATAA
- a CDS encoding pyruvate carboxylase subunit B, with translation MKVKFTETVLRDANQSLIATRMPFSDFEGILETFDKAGYYSLECWGGATFDSCLRYLNEDPWERLRKIKSKVKKTPLQMLLRGQNILGYKHYPDDVVRKFVAHSIDNGMDIFRIFDALNDFRNIEVAIDEVLKRKAHAQGCICYTTSPIHNLEKYSKMGKQLEDLGVNSICIKDMAGIMGPQEAYDLVKTLKESVKIPVFLHTHSTTGLGPITYFKAIEAGCDGIDCAISSFAGGTSQPATETLNYALKQSGHETGLDEKVLKEINDFFKPLKAKYVSSGQMDAFVMGTETDALVYQVPGGMLSNLIAQLKSQNAIDRLDEVLAETPKVRKDLGYPPLVTPMSQMVGVQAATNVLVGERYKNVSKEVKSYLKGEYGQAPGEIDAELIKKVLGDEKPLTIRYADTLKPEFDKVKNELKNIAKNDEDVLSYILFPQVAEKFFKEREEASAVKVSYSIIKK, from the coding sequence ATGAAAGTAAAATTTACCGAAACCGTCTTACGAGATGCCAATCAGTCTCTTATCGCAACACGAATGCCCTTCTCAGATTTTGAAGGTATTTTGGAGACTTTTGACAAGGCAGGCTATTACTCACTTGAGTGCTGGGGTGGCGCTACCTTCGACTCATGTCTCAGGTACTTAAACGAAGATCCTTGGGAAAGACTTAGAAAAATTAAGTCTAAGGTTAAAAAAACACCTTTGCAAATGCTTCTGAGAGGTCAGAATATACTGGGTTACAAGCACTATCCTGATGATGTGGTAAGAAAATTTGTTGCTCATTCCATAGACAATGGAATGGATATTTTTAGAATTTTCGATGCTCTAAACGATTTTAGAAATATCGAAGTAGCCATTGATGAAGTTTTAAAACGTAAAGCTCACGCTCAAGGTTGTATATGTTATACGACAAGTCCTATTCATAACCTAGAAAAATATTCAAAAATGGGTAAGCAATTAGAAGATCTTGGTGTCAACTCCATATGTATTAAAGATATGGCCGGAATCATGGGACCACAAGAAGCCTATGATCTTGTCAAAACACTCAAAGAAAGTGTAAAGATACCAGTATTTTTGCATACTCACTCCACAACAGGTCTAGGTCCTATAACTTATTTCAAAGCAATAGAGGCTGGTTGCGATGGTATAGACTGTGCCATTTCCTCATTTGCTGGCGGTACCTCTCAGCCTGCAACCGAAACCCTTAATTATGCATTAAAGCAATCTGGTCATGAAACCGGACTTGATGAAAAAGTGCTAAAAGAAATAAATGACTTTTTTAAGCCTTTAAAAGCAAAATATGTTTCTTCAGGACAAATGGATGCTTTTGTTATGGGAACAGAAACAGATGCTCTTGTATATCAAGTACCAGGCGGAATGTTATCTAACCTTATTGCACAGTTAAAATCCCAAAACGCAATAGATAGACTGGATGAAGTTTTAGCTGAAACGCCAAAAGTCAGAAAAGATTTGGGATACCCTCCTCTTGTTACACCAATGAGTCAGATGGTTGGAGTTCAGGCCGCTACAAATGTACTAGTTGGAGAAAGATACAAAAATGTTTCAAAAGAAGTTAAATCGTACTTAAAAGGTGAATACGGTCAAGCTCCAGGTGAAATTGATGCAGAACTCATAAAGAAAGTATTAGGTGATGAAAAACCTCTTACAATTAGATACGCTGATACTCTTAAGCCAGAATTTGACAAAGTTAAAAATGAACTTAAAAACATAGCTAAGAATGACGAGGATGTTCTTTCATATATTCTCTTCCCTCAAGTAGCTGAAAAGTTCTTTAAAGAGAGAGAAGAAGCATCAGCTGTTAAGGTTTCTTATTCTATTATTAAAAAGTAA